Below is a window of Culturomica massiliensis DNA.
ACACAACGGAAGAAGAGCATTTCGGTGATACGACCACATTCAAAGTATCAATGATCATCAAGGTTCGCAAATTCGGAGAAGAAAGTACATTGTTTCAGTACATACAGTCTCTTCCGGACCTTACCATCAACAAAATGGAATAAAAAAAGAGTTCCGTACGGAACTCCATGCCGTATAATGCAAACCTCATTAAAACTGCAACAACATAGCCCCACAGGAATAACCGCCTCCAAAAACAGTCAATCCGACAAGATCACCTCGTTTCACTTTATCCAAATTTTCAGAAAGAGATATCGCACAACTCGGACACCCCGTATTCCCCCGGGTCTCAATATTCATTAAAAAACACGATTCCGGAAAACCGGTTTGATGGGCAATATTACGAATAATACGCTGATTAGCCTGATGAGAAGAAATATAATTCAAATCCTCCAGTTTTTTCCCACACCTCTCTCCTGCTTTCCGCAAGGCATCTACCATATAATGACAGGCATTCATAAACACATCACGTCCTTCCGGCATACTGATACCCCCGTCCTTCGGCAGTAAATGTACTGCTGACATCGCTTTCGGCAAATACCCCAACCCACGCGTATATATACTCAAAATCCGGGCATCTTTCTCACTGTACGATTCTGTTGAAATGAAGACAGCCACCGCTCCGTCTCCCCACAAATGCCCACTTTGCGGGTCCGTCTCATTGGCATATTTGGTGTTGTGCTCTGACGCAATAACCAAAGCTTTCCGGGCCTTTCCCAAAGCAAAATACCCCTCTGCAACCTCCATGGCATTGATAAAAGAAGAACAAGCCGAAGATACGCTCAAACACTGGGCATTTTCGATATGATAGCGATGCTGTATCGTATGAGCTGCCGTAGCTACAGTATCGTAAGGTGAATAAGTCGCTGCAACGATCAGATCTATCTCCTCCATGGGATAAGGCAAATCCTTTACCGCAACATCCACAGCCTTTACGGCCATTGTATTGGTATTTTCACCGATACCGGCTTTACTACGGGTTTTTATACCGGTACGCGAATAAATCCATTCATCATCCAACCCGTTTAAATCCTTAAAATGAGAGTTAGGTACAACATTTTCGGGTATGTAGTGCGAGATTTTATTAATATATAAATCCATCATTCCATTTATTTTCCAGCCAAAAATTTCACATTTTAAAGCAAATTGTGCAACAAAAAGTATGCCACAGGCAATAATCGGAGACACCGGTCTATGCTGTGACATACAAAAAGGTCACAAAATCCCGACTTCATACAGTTTGATTTTGTGACCTTTCACAATAAATCGATCATACAGCCTAATGTGAAATATCAGGCAATTCTTTATTGATGAATGCAATATCCTCCTGTGTCAATTTCACATCGACAGCATGGGCGTTCTCGATAGCCTGTACCGAATCCCGGGCACCCACCAAAGCAACGGTAATTCCCGGATGATCGATTGTCCATCTCAATACCAACTGGGATAAAGCAACGTTTTTCTCCCGTGCCAATGGACGAAGCTTATCCAGGAAAGCATTCGTTTGCCGGATACAGTTCTCCGTAAAAAAAGAATTATTTGCACGATGATCCCCTTCGGCAAATTTATATCCGGGCGTTATTTTTCCCGTCAACAAGCCTCGTTCCATAGGGCTATATGCCAATACCGATTTATTGTGTTTCATACACCAGGGTATTGTCGTCTCGTCCGTTTTCCGGTTTACCATACTGAACGGAATCTGATCCGAAACCAGATTGATATATTTTCCGGCTTCTTCCATCAAACTGACGTCGTAATTACAAACGCCGGCGTAACGGACCTTTCCCTGTTCAATTAAACGTTCCACAGCCTCAAAAGTCTCACTCTGCGGGGTCGTCTTATCCGGCCAATGTATCTGATAAAGATCGATATAATCGGTCTTCAACCGTCTCAAACTATCCTCGCACTCTTTGATGATACTTTCTTTGTCGGCATATTTATAAATATCTATCGGCTTTCCGCTATTATCTTTGCTTTTAAAAGCAAATTCTCCTTTCGCCAAATCCCAGCGCATACCGTATTTCGTCAATATCTGCACCTGATCCCGCGGGATAATTTCAAGCGCCTGCCCGACAATGCTCTCACTGGTCCCCTGACCATAGACCGGAGCCGTATCGATAGAAGTCACTCCTTCGTCAAAAGCAGCCCGGATAGCATGAACGGCTTTCATCCGGTCTGAAGAACCCCACATCCAGCCGCCTACAGCCCATGAACCGAAAGTAATCACCGACAATTCCAAATCTGTATTACCAATTTTCCGATATTCCATACTATTTAAATTTATTATCTGATTCAGGATTATCTACGAATATCCCGGGAGAAAGTTAATTTATTTTGTTCCTTTCCAAACTCAAATTCATTTCATTATGCATTCTTATAAATCAGCCCTCAGAAACAACCTGCCTTTTATCCTTCCGGTCAGAAGAATAATTATTCTCATAGTAATTTATAAATGCATTATTCACTACCCGGTTCCCGCCGGGTGTTGGATAATTTCCTGAAAAATACCAATCTCCGTCATGACCTTTACAAGCCTTACGAAGATTCGATATGGTCTGGTAGACGACCTCGATAGCGATCCCGCAATCCTTAGGCTTTACCATCTCTGCAATCTTCGACGAAATATCTTTATCGCTGAACGGAGCATAAATCTCCCGGACATAATTAACGATTTCTTCTTTCGGCCTATACTGCTGCTCCTTCGACTTCCGGTAAACATCCTCTATAATTTTTTCTTTTCCTCTTTCTTTCAGCAATTCAATGGCAGCATTGAAAGCGATAAACTCATCCATACGGGACATATCGATTCCATAACAATCCGGGTAACGAATCTGGGGAGAAGAAGAAACGATCACGATCTTTTTGGGGTTCAAGCGGCACAAAATCTTGATAATACTTTGCCTCAACGTCGTTCCCCTCACAATACTGTCGTCGATCACCACAATATTATCCACTCCTTCGACAATCGTACCATAAGTCGTATCATACACATGTGTCGCTAAATCGTTCCGGCTGTTATTCTCTGCAATAAAAGTCCTGAGCTTAATGTCTTTTATGGCTAATTTTTCTGTACGTATACGCCGGGATAAAATTTGATCAGCCCGATACGAAGATACATTATCATTTGTCCCCAGTAACTCTACACTTTTTTTGGAGTCCAAATAATCTTCCAGGCCTTCCAGCATCCCATAATAAGCAATTTCCGCCGTATTGGGAATATAAGAAAAAACGGTATTGTCCGTATCGTAATACACCGCCTGCAAAATCTGGTCCGTTAACAAATATCCCAGCATTTTACGTTCCCGGTAAATATCCCGGTCACTTCCCCTTGAAAAATAAATCCGCTCAAAAGAACAGGGAGTTATTTGATCCGCCCGCTCGATCTGCTCCAAAGTCATCTTTCCGTCTTTCTTAACGATCAAACTTTCACCGGCCATCAATTCCCGTACCTGATCCGTCTTGACATCTAAAATCGTCTGTATTACGGGACGTTCAGAAGCTACGACAATAATCTCGTCATCCGCATAATAAAATGCCGGACGTATCCCCCACCTGTCCCGAAACACAAAAGCATCCCCGCTTCCTGTCAGTCCGCAAATAACAAAACCGCCGTCCCACTTTTCAGAAGCTGTCCGGATGATGGAAGCCATATCCAGATGCTCTTCTATTACCCGGTTCAATTCAAGGCCGGATAAACCGCTGGAACTGTACTGTTCATACAACTTTTCCACATAACGATCCAACAAATAGCCGATCTGTTCCAAAATAATAAACGTATCTCCGCTATTCCGCGGATGCTGGCCTTTAGCTACAATATCCGCCAAAATTTCATCGACATTGGTAAGGTTAAAATTCCCGGCAAGGCAAAGATTCCGGCTACGCCAATTATTACGTCTTAAAAAGGGATGAACGTATGAAATACCAGACTTCCCGGTTGTACTGTAACGTAAATGCCCCAGATACAACTCCCCGACAAAAGGCAATTTATCCGGTTCCGTTACACCGTTTGCTTTTTGTACAGCCATCTGACGATTTACAGCATCAAACACCTCTGTAATAGCACTGCTTCCCAAGGCCCGTTCCCTGAAGATATATTCTTCCCCGGGCCGGGCATTCAACTTGACACAGGCCATTCCGGCCCCTTCTTGTCCCCGGTTGTGCTGCTTTTCCATCAACAGATAAAGCGTATTCAACCCATAAACTGAAGTTCCATACTTCTGCCGGTAATACTCTGCCGGTTTTAAAAGCCGGACGAGTGCTATCCCGCACTCATGTTTAATAGCATCGCTCATAAATTATTTTTAATCAGTAAGGTAACGGTGACTGCAACAAACAGGGCCTGGTATCCCCCGCATCCCATTTCCACGTTACTCATTGCAATTTTCGGTCTCATACAAATAATCCGGAAGAAATTTTTTCTATCATCTGGCTGATAACAACGTGAGCAATTCAAGCAGTCTCGGATTTAATCCTTTACTATTTTTAATCGCTTTATTAAAAGGTACATGTACAATTTTACCGTTTGTAATACCGATCATGATACTTTTCTGATCATCCAGCAAAGCATCTACAGCAGCTACCCCCAGGCGGCAGGCAGCTTCCCGGTCATAAGCCGTAGGACTTCCCCCCCTTTGTATATGTCCCAAAACCGATACCCGGACATCAAACTCCGGATGCT
It encodes the following:
- a CDS encoding aldo/keto reductase, with the protein product MEYRKIGNTDLELSVITFGSWAVGGWMWGSSDRMKAVHAIRAAFDEGVTSIDTAPVYGQGTSESIVGQALEIIPRDQVQILTKYGMRWDLAKGEFAFKSKDNSGKPIDIYKYADKESIIKECEDSLRRLKTDYIDLYQIHWPDKTTPQSETFEAVERLIEQGKVRYAGVCNYDVSLMEEAGKYINLVSDQIPFSMVNRKTDETTIPWCMKHNKSVLAYSPMERGLLTGKITPGYKFAEGDHRANNSFFTENCIRQTNAFLDKLRPLAREKNVALSQLVLRWTIDHPGITVALVGARDSVQAIENAHAVDVKLTQEDIAFINKELPDISH
- a CDS encoding 3-oxoacyl-ACP synthase III family protein; amino-acid sequence: MDLYINKISHYIPENVVPNSHFKDLNGLDDEWIYSRTGIKTRSKAGIGENTNTMAVKAVDVAVKDLPYPMEEIDLIVAATYSPYDTVATAAHTIQHRYHIENAQCLSVSSACSSFINAMEVAEGYFALGKARKALVIASEHNTKYANETDPQSGHLWGDGAVAVFISTESYSEKDARILSIYTRGLGYLPKAMSAVHLLPKDGGISMPEGRDVFMNACHYMVDALRKAGERCGKKLEDLNYISSHQANQRIIRNIAHQTGFPESCFLMNIETRGNTGCPSCAISLSENLDKVKRGDLVGLTVFGGGYSCGAMLLQF